One Streptosporangium sp. NBC_01495 DNA window includes the following coding sequences:
- the pspAA gene encoding PspA-associated protein PspAA produces MIVRIMGEGQIDIAPADLDVLNTLDAELEAAIEAGEEETFRVRLHALLDKVRHVGKALPDDSLESSELILPPADASMDEVREMLGNEGLIPG; encoded by the coding sequence GTGATCGTCCGCATCATGGGGGAGGGGCAGATCGACATCGCCCCCGCCGACCTCGACGTGCTGAACACGCTGGACGCCGAGCTGGAGGCAGCCATCGAGGCCGGCGAGGAGGAGACCTTCCGGGTGCGGCTGCACGCCCTGCTCGACAAGGTCCGCCACGTCGGCAAGGCGCTGCCCGACGACAGTCTGGAGTCCTCGGAGCTGATTTTGCCTCCGGCCGACGCATCCATGGACGAAGTGCGGGAGATGCTCGGCAACGAGGGGCTGATTCCCGGCTAG
- the htpX gene encoding zinc metalloprotease HtpX, which yields MAQTRFAPDRGLTRRMVVTMFLLGLLYVVFVAVLIALGVRAVVVLVIAGGILLVQYFMSDRIALFAMHGRVVSPQEAPELHGMIDRLCALADMPKPRVAIADSDVPNAFATGRNQKNSVVCVTTGLLRRVDGGELEGVLAHEMSHVAHRDVAVMTIASFLGIVAGLMTRVALYSGLGGRGRDDRGGLPIGMIILLVSVLVYAVSFLLTRALSRYRELAADRAGALLTQRPSALASALVKISGEMARIPTKDLREAEPFNAFFFAPALSGKAGLAALFATHPPLERRLEQLNGISAQLGQGG from the coding sequence ATGGCACAAACCCGGTTCGCCCCGGACCGGGGCCTGACCAGGCGCATGGTGGTCACCATGTTCCTGCTCGGACTGCTCTACGTGGTCTTCGTGGCCGTGTTGATCGCGTTGGGCGTCCGGGCCGTCGTGGTGCTGGTGATCGCCGGCGGCATCCTGCTCGTGCAGTACTTCATGTCCGACCGCATCGCGCTGTTCGCGATGCACGGGCGTGTCGTCTCCCCGCAGGAGGCCCCGGAGCTACACGGCATGATCGACAGGTTGTGCGCCCTCGCCGACATGCCCAAACCACGGGTGGCGATCGCCGACTCGGACGTCCCGAACGCGTTCGCCACCGGCCGTAACCAGAAGAACTCCGTGGTCTGCGTGACCACGGGGTTGTTGCGCCGCGTCGACGGCGGCGAGCTGGAAGGCGTGCTGGCCCACGAGATGTCCCACGTGGCCCACCGCGACGTCGCGGTCATGACGATCGCGTCCTTCCTCGGCATCGTCGCCGGGCTGATGACCAGGGTCGCGCTCTACAGCGGCCTCGGCGGACGCGGGCGCGACGACAGGGGCGGCCTGCCGATCGGCATGATCATCCTGCTCGTCTCGGTCCTGGTGTACGCGGTCAGCTTCCTGCTCACCCGTGCCCTGTCGCGCTACCGCGAGCTGGCCGCCGACCGTGCGGGAGCGCTGCTCACCCAGCGTCCCTCCGCCCTGGCCAGCGCCCTCGTCAAGATCAGCGGTGAGATGGCCCGCATCCCGACGAAGGATCTGCGTGAGGCCGAGCCGTTCAACGCGTTCTTCTTCGCGCCGGCCCTGTCCGGCAAGGCGGGCCTGGCCGCGCTCTTCGCGACCCACCCGCCGCTGGAGCGGCGCCTGGAACAGCTCAACGGGATCTCCGCCCAGCTCGGGCAGGGCGGGTGA
- the pspAB gene encoding PspA-associated protein PspAB, which produces MRWWDVLMGRSEPARADLDALFALPSAAVTLRAATDLAPTGVGAVCFRSAEGGAFAELERDITELLNAGGGPPVEVSKDSFGYTWLLVRRTPDMLGDLVTDLHAVNSSLEGAGFGPSLLCSLVSFAAPDGRGLALVYLYKQGTFYPFAPLPAEQGAGREQRRDNALELQVRGAIGGELEIEPDLGRWFPLWGAPGL; this is translated from the coding sequence ATGCGCTGGTGGGATGTGCTGATGGGGCGCAGTGAACCGGCCAGGGCCGACCTGGACGCGCTGTTCGCGCTGCCCTCGGCCGCGGTGACCCTGCGGGCCGCCACCGATCTGGCGCCGACGGGCGTGGGGGCGGTCTGCTTCCGCTCGGCCGAGGGCGGGGCGTTCGCCGAGCTGGAGCGCGACATCACCGAGTTGCTGAACGCCGGAGGCGGCCCCCCGGTGGAGGTGTCGAAGGACTCCTTCGGCTACACGTGGCTGCTGGTGCGCCGTACCCCCGACATGCTCGGTGACCTGGTCACGGACCTGCACGCGGTCAACTCCTCCCTCGAGGGGGCGGGTTTCGGCCCCTCCCTGCTCTGCTCGCTGGTCTCCTTCGCCGCCCCCGACGGCCGCGGGCTCGCCCTGGTCTACCTCTACAAGCAGGGCACCTTCTACCCGTTCGCCCCGCTGCCCGCCGAGCAGGGGGCGGGGCGGGAGCAGCGCAGGGACAACGCGCTGGAGCTGCAGGTACGCGGCGCGATCGGCGGCGAGCTGGAGATCGAGCCCGATCTCGGCCGCTGGTTCCCCCTCTGGGGTGCGCCCGGTCTCTGA
- the nadA gene encoding quinolinate synthase NadA: MTTTETGLPLFVLGKGVDPHSERGVDCPGELPSASDPALVERARRAKAALGDRVFVLGHHYQRDEVIQFADVTGDSFKLAKEAAARPDAEYIVFCGVHFMAESADILTSSSQKVVLPDLAAGCSMADMATFDQVEECWEALEDAGIAGVTVPVTYMNSSADIKAFCGRNGGAVCTSSNARRALEWAFSRGEKVLFLPDQHLGRNTAVLELGLSLDDCVVYNPHRPNGGLTAEQLGNAKVILWKGHCSVHGRFSAECVDDVRARIPGVNVLVHPECRHEVVTKADHVGSTEYIIKKLEEAPAGSSWAVGTELNLVKRLGAMFPDKNVTFLDRTVCYCSTMNRIDLPHLVWALESLASGQVVNQITVDDDTAHWAGVALDRMLALP; the protein is encoded by the coding sequence ATGACGACCACCGAGACCGGGCTTCCGCTCTTCGTCCTCGGCAAGGGTGTCGATCCGCACAGCGAGCGCGGCGTCGACTGTCCCGGCGAGCTGCCGTCCGCTTCCGACCCGGCGCTCGTCGAGCGCGCCAGGAGGGCCAAGGCGGCGCTCGGCGACAGGGTCTTCGTGCTGGGCCACCACTACCAGCGCGACGAGGTCATCCAGTTCGCCGACGTGACCGGCGACTCGTTCAAACTCGCCAAGGAGGCCGCGGCCCGCCCCGACGCCGAGTACATCGTCTTCTGCGGTGTGCACTTCATGGCCGAATCCGCCGACATCCTCACCTCGAGCTCCCAGAAGGTCGTGCTGCCCGACCTCGCGGCCGGGTGCTCGATGGCCGACATGGCCACCTTCGACCAGGTCGAGGAGTGCTGGGAGGCCCTGGAGGACGCGGGGATCGCCGGGGTCACCGTCCCCGTCACCTACATGAACTCCAGCGCCGACATCAAGGCGTTCTGCGGGCGCAACGGCGGCGCCGTGTGCACCTCCTCCAACGCCAGGCGCGCCCTGGAGTGGGCCTTCTCGCGCGGGGAGAAGGTGCTCTTCCTTCCCGACCAGCACCTGGGCCGCAACACCGCGGTGCTGGAGCTGGGCCTGTCGCTGGACGACTGCGTCGTCTACAACCCGCACCGGCCGAACGGCGGCCTCACCGCCGAGCAGCTCGGGAACGCCAAGGTGATCCTGTGGAAGGGGCACTGCTCGGTGCACGGCCGCTTCAGCGCCGAGTGCGTGGACGACGTCCGCGCCCGCATCCCCGGCGTCAACGTGCTGGTCCACCCCGAGTGCAGGCACGAGGTCGTCACCAAGGCCGACCACGTCGGTTCGACCGAGTACATCATCAAGAAGCTCGAGGAGGCTCCGGCCGGGTCCTCCTGGGCGGTGGGCACCGAACTGAACCTGGTCAAGCGGCTCGGCGCCATGTTCCCCGACAAGAACGTGACGTTCCTGGACCGGACGGTCTGCTACTGCTCGACGATGAACCGGATCGACCTCCCGCACCTGGTGTGGGCGCTGGAGTCGCTCGCCTCCGGCCAGGTCGTCAACCAGATCACCGTGGACGACGACACCGCCCACTGGGCCGGGGTCGCCCTGGACCGGATGCTGGCCCTGCCCTGA
- a CDS encoding DUF3043 domain-containing protein: MFRRTQTTADDSPVSANDPKPAGKGRPTPKRRDAEGRRRQPVNAPQNRKEAYKNLRERQASERVKAREGMLRGDERYFPARDKGPARKFARDWVDSRRLASQYFLPFSLLILLLTWIPFPADVRGYVYVAVITVGWPLMMVGVLLTSIWVSWKVKKLTAEKFPNENLKGVGFYAAMRALQIRKLRFPPPAVLPGGRPVPPKN, translated from the coding sequence GTGTTCCGACGTACCCAGACCACCGCGGACGACTCCCCCGTCTCCGCTAACGATCCTAAGCCTGCGGGCAAGGGGCGTCCCACACCCAAGCGACGGGACGCCGAAGGCCGTCGCCGGCAGCCGGTGAACGCCCCCCAGAACCGCAAAGAGGCTTACAAGAACCTCCGCGAACGCCAGGCCAGCGAGCGCGTCAAGGCGCGCGAGGGCATGCTGCGTGGCGACGAGCGCTACTTCCCCGCCCGCGACAAGGGGCCCGCCAGGAAGTTCGCGCGAGACTGGGTCGACTCCCGCCGTCTCGCCAGCCAGTACTTCCTGCCGTTCTCCCTTCTTATCCTGCTGCTCACCTGGATCCCGTTCCCGGCGGACGTCCGCGGTTACGTCTACGTCGCGGTGATCACGGTCGGCTGGCCGCTCATGATGGTCGGCGTGCTGCTCACCTCGATCTGGGTGTCCTGGAAGGTGAAGAAGCTCACCGCCGAGAAGTTCCCCAACGAGAACCTCAAGGGCGTCGGTTTCTACGCCGCCATGCGCGCGCTGCAGATCCGCAAGCTGCGCTTTCCCCCGCCCGCCGTGCTGCCCGGCGGCAGGCCCGTCCCGCCGAAGAACTGA
- a CDS encoding sulfurtransferase TusA family protein codes for MTSSQATPAGSARPPALTIDALGKKCPIPIIMLAAQINDVPRNEIVAVLADDPAAFTDIPAWCRLKSHHHVGSYELPERGWAIHVRRNY; via the coding sequence ATGACGTCCAGCCAGGCCACTCCGGCGGGATCGGCGCGGCCCCCGGCCCTCACGATCGACGCGCTGGGCAAGAAGTGCCCGATCCCGATCATCATGCTGGCGGCGCAGATCAACGACGTGCCGCGCAACGAGATCGTCGCGGTCCTCGCCGACGACCCGGCCGCCTTCACCGACATCCCGGCCTGGTGCCGGTTGAAGTCGCACCACCACGTGGGCAGCTACGAGCTCCCGGAGCGCGGCTGGGCCATCCACGTACGCCGCAATTACTGA
- a CDS encoding serine/threonine protein kinase — MADLASLRPGDPEQVREYRLTARLGEGGQGTVYLGVSPTGARVAVKLLRADLTQDEEAMERFVREVSTTQRVAPFCTAAVIDTGVDRHRPYIVSEYIDGPTLDAVVTTEGPREGAGLHRLAIGTVTALVAIHQAGIVHRDFKPSNVLLASDGPRVIDFGIAKALDRTSTLTAMAIGTPSYMTPEQLAGENAGSPADMFAWGCTMVFAATGQPPFGTDSLPAIFNRIMNMEPDLGAITDPALRDLVGQCLSKDAAQRPAAGEALLRLLGHAGGTGGTGATGAAPPTAPRGILAEGSAAAAQRTGPGPGEYPGGNDYPGGNDPGHTVYGQRRPGGDEHAQRQHSGPQPFAQHGPGGGYPAQGPQGGPAGHPQQSDPRGHAQHFQQSDPRGHARNPQQSDPGGHAQRSGPHGHPQQGPAPTRPFSGGYPGPDGYPPQGPGHPPPGYPGHPGPQPYGGPATFPSSEGDSYRNPGPPAYPGRADPDRRGRGAWPAIVGGVLVTALVAGGVVLVLRGNTAETSGTTRAEGTKGASTPTPTAPTVPEATSTIKLPGSSLTLHESDQDPIRLSSYSLDWDKTLYVRRQGTERFAKNDKYFQYTVNAEGTQALGTDRMYDAQSYAVVSIVDHRSGAASRIRITKAPIYPTLPQWSPDGRRGLVTLYEAVGDISKEYGFAIIDVATKKARVVRVKEKDAGKWSYFWRGDGRAVGTWALTGKTQRIRFYDTQGTVLQTLLDVGTPITVEGDDISPSGSSLLTYCKESKKEICVWSTGSDAPAKVRIPFETERLIGWYDDEHIAGWRRKGSGHEAVVFDFKGKVQRLLATSTDAKEYEKQFMRFTREG; from the coding sequence ATGGCGGACCTCGCGTCCTTGCGGCCCGGGGATCCCGAGCAGGTGCGGGAGTACCGGCTCACCGCCCGGCTCGGCGAGGGAGGCCAGGGAACGGTTTACCTGGGCGTTTCCCCGACAGGGGCGCGCGTCGCGGTCAAGTTGCTCCGCGCGGATCTCACGCAGGACGAGGAGGCGATGGAACGCTTCGTCCGCGAGGTCAGCACGACCCAGCGTGTCGCGCCCTTCTGCACCGCCGCGGTGATCGACACGGGGGTCGACCGGCATCGCCCGTACATCGTGAGCGAGTACATCGACGGCCCGACGCTCGACGCGGTCGTGACCACCGAGGGCCCGCGCGAGGGCGCGGGACTGCACCGCCTGGCGATCGGTACGGTCACCGCGCTCGTCGCGATCCACCAGGCGGGGATCGTGCACCGCGATTTCAAGCCGTCCAACGTGCTGCTGGCCTCCGACGGCCCCCGAGTGATCGACTTCGGCATCGCCAAGGCCCTCGACCGGACCTCCACGCTGACCGCGATGGCGATCGGGACCCCTTCGTACATGACCCCCGAGCAGCTGGCCGGGGAGAACGCGGGATCGCCCGCCGACATGTTCGCGTGGGGCTGCACGATGGTCTTCGCGGCCACCGGGCAGCCGCCGTTCGGCACGGACAGCCTTCCGGCGATCTTCAACCGGATCATGAACATGGAGCCGGACCTGGGGGCGATCACCGACCCCGCGCTGCGCGACCTGGTCGGGCAGTGCCTGTCCAAGGACGCCGCCCAGCGGCCCGCGGCGGGTGAGGCGCTGCTGCGGCTGCTCGGCCACGCGGGCGGCACGGGAGGCACGGGCGCGACCGGTGCCGCGCCGCCCACCGCGCCGCGCGGCATCCTCGCCGAGGGCTCGGCCGCCGCGGCGCAGCGGACCGGCCCCGGCCCCGGCGAATACCCGGGCGGGAACGATTACCCGGGCGGGAACGATCCCGGGCACACCGTGTACGGGCAGCGGCGTCCGGGGGGCGACGAGCACGCCCAGCGGCAGCACTCCGGGCCGCAGCCCTTCGCCCAGCACGGGCCCGGCGGGGGATACCCGGCGCAGGGCCCGCAGGGCGGTCCCGCCGGCCACCCACAGCAGTCGGACCCTCGCGGCCACGCCCAGCACTTCCAGCAGTCGGACCCCCGCGGCCACGCCCGGAATCCCCAGCAGTCGGACCCCGGCGGTCATGCCCAGCGGAGCGGGCCCCACGGTCACCCGCAGCAGGGGCCGGCCCCCACGCGGCCCTTTTCCGGCGGGTATCCCGGCCCCGACGGCTACCCCCCGCAGGGCCCCGGGCACCCGCCGCCCGGATATCCGGGGCACCCCGGACCCCAGCCCTACGGCGGTCCTGCGACCTTCCCCTCCTCCGAGGGCGACTCGTACCGGAACCCCGGACCACCGGCGTACCCGGGGCGGGCGGACCCCGACCGGCGCGGGCGCGGGGCGTGGCCGGCGATCGTGGGGGGCGTGCTGGTCACCGCCCTCGTGGCCGGGGGCGTCGTGCTGGTGCTGCGCGGCAACACCGCCGAGACGTCCGGAACCACCCGGGCGGAGGGCACGAAGGGCGCGAGCACCCCGACCCCCACGGCTCCGACGGTGCCGGAGGCCACCAGCACGATCAAACTGCCCGGCAGCTCGCTCACCCTCCACGAGAGCGACCAGGACCCGATCAGGCTGAGCTCCTACAGCCTCGACTGGGACAAGACCCTCTACGTTCGCAGGCAGGGCACCGAGCGGTTCGCCAAGAACGACAAGTACTTCCAGTACACGGTGAACGCCGAGGGCACCCAGGCGCTGGGCACCGACCGGATGTACGACGCGCAGAGCTACGCGGTCGTGTCGATCGTCGATCATCGATCCGGCGCGGCGAGTAGGATCAGGATCACCAAGGCGCCGATCTACCCGACGCTGCCGCAGTGGTCGCCGGACGGCAGGCGCGGCCTGGTGACCCTCTACGAGGCGGTCGGCGACATCAGCAAGGAGTACGGCTTCGCGATCATCGACGTCGCCACGAAGAAGGCGAGGGTCGTCCGCGTGAAGGAGAAGGACGCGGGCAAGTGGAGCTATTTCTGGCGGGGCGACGGCCGGGCCGTCGGCACCTGGGCGCTGACCGGCAAGACCCAGCGCATCCGCTTCTACGACACGCAGGGCACCGTGCTGCAGACCCTGCTGGACGTGGGCACCCCGATCACGGTCGAGGGCGACGACATCTCCCCGTCCGGCTCGTCCCTGCTGACGTACTGCAAGGAGAGCAAGAAGGAGATCTGCGTCTGGTCCACCGGCTCCGACGCCCCGGCGAAGGTCCGGATCCCGTTCGAGACGGAGCGGCTCATCGGCTGGTACGACGACGAGCACATCGCGGGCTGGCGGCGCAAGGGCTCCGGCCACGAGGCGGTGGTGTTCGACTTCAAGGGGAAGGTGCAGCGGTTGCTGGCGACCAGCACCGACGCCAAGGAGTACGAAAAGCAGTTCATGCGCTTCACGCGAGAGGGTTGA
- a CDS encoding PspA/IM30 family protein — protein MSVMKRLSLIFRSKANNALDKMEDPRETLDYSYQRQLELLQKVRRGVADVATSRKRVELQINQIEAQSRKLEEQGRKALGVGREDLAREALTRRGSLQTQIADLRVQHDNLQAEEEKLTTASHRLQAKVDSFRTRKETIKATYTAAEAQTRINEAFSGISEEMGDVGLAIQRAEDKTASMQARAGAIDELLASGALDDFSGQRGDDIQAELDRMGGGHDVELEIARMKAELGQGPAPQGAITPGSAQPQQQPQPQQPPHSQQPQSNQTQQLRQPGEGL, from the coding sequence ATGAGCGTGATGAAGAGACTTTCGCTGATCTTCAGGTCCAAGGCGAACAACGCGTTGGACAAGATGGAGGATCCTCGCGAAACCCTGGACTACTCATATCAGCGCCAGCTGGAGTTGTTGCAGAAGGTGCGCCGGGGCGTGGCGGACGTCGCCACCTCGCGCAAGCGCGTGGAGCTTCAGATCAACCAGATCGAGGCGCAGTCGCGCAAGCTCGAGGAGCAGGGCCGCAAGGCGCTCGGGGTCGGCCGTGAGGACCTGGCCCGTGAGGCGCTGACCCGTCGCGGCAGCCTGCAGACCCAGATCGCCGACCTCCGCGTGCAGCACGACAACCTGCAGGCCGAGGAGGAGAAGCTCACCACGGCCTCCCACCGGCTGCAGGCCAAGGTCGACTCCTTCCGTACGAGGAAGGAGACGATCAAGGCGACCTACACCGCCGCCGAGGCGCAGACGCGGATCAACGAGGCCTTCTCCGGTATCTCCGAGGAGATGGGCGACGTCGGCCTGGCGATCCAGCGTGCCGAGGACAAGACCGCCTCCATGCAGGCCCGCGCGGGTGCCATCGACGAGCTGCTGGCCAGCGGCGCGCTCGACGACTTCAGCGGGCAGCGCGGCGACGACATCCAGGCCGAGCTCGACCGCATGGGCGGCGGGCACGACGTGGAGCTGGAGATCGCGCGGATGAAGGCCGAGCTGGGCCAGGGGCCCGCGCCGCAGGGCGCGATCACGCCCGGATCGGCTCAGCCCCAGCAGCAGCCCCAGCCCCAGCAGCCGCCGCACTCCCAGCAGCCGCAGTCCAACCAGACGCAGCAACTGCGCCAGCCGGGGGAGGGTCTGTGA
- a CDS encoding carbohydrate kinase family protein — protein MRIAVTGSIATDQLMTFPGRFSDQLIADQLDRVSLSFLVDDLQVRRGGCAANIAFGMGCLGLSPILVGAVGADFADYRSWLERHGVDCDSIHVSETHHTARFLCTTDDDHNQIASFYTGAMAEARLIELGPVAQRVGGLDLVLISPNDPEAMLRHTAEARQRAIPFAADPSQQLARMPGEQIRELVDGAAYLFGNDYEKGMIEQKTGWSDEEILDRVGVRVTTLGPKGVVIDRKGEPSLHVPPAPELGKADPTGVGDAFRSGFLAALAWGLSPERCGQVGNLTATHVLERVGGQEYELGQKVFLERLASAYGADAAAEVAAFVKCHHA, from the coding sequence GTGCGCATCGCCGTCACCGGCTCAATCGCGACCGATCAACTGATGACCTTCCCCGGCCGCTTCAGCGACCAGCTCATCGCCGATCAGCTCGACCGGGTTTCCCTGTCGTTCCTCGTGGACGACCTGCAGGTCCGCCGCGGCGGCTGCGCGGCCAACATCGCGTTCGGAATGGGCTGCCTGGGGCTCAGTCCCATCCTGGTCGGCGCGGTCGGCGCCGACTTCGCCGACTACCGCTCCTGGCTGGAGCGTCACGGCGTCGACTGCGACTCCATCCACGTTTCCGAGACGCACCACACCGCCCGCTTCCTGTGTACGACCGACGACGACCACAACCAGATCGCCTCGTTCTACACCGGCGCGATGGCCGAGGCCCGCCTCATCGAGCTCGGCCCGGTGGCCCAGCGGGTCGGCGGCCTGGACCTGGTGCTGATCAGCCCCAACGACCCCGAGGCGATGCTCAGGCACACCGCCGAGGCGCGTCAGCGCGCGATCCCGTTCGCCGCCGACCCCTCCCAGCAGCTCGCCCGCATGCCCGGTGAGCAGATCCGCGAGCTGGTCGACGGCGCCGCCTACCTGTTCGGCAACGACTACGAGAAGGGCATGATCGAGCAGAAGACCGGCTGGAGCGACGAGGAGATCCTCGACCGGGTCGGCGTCCGCGTCACCACGCTCGGTCCCAAGGGCGTGGTCATCGACCGCAAGGGCGAGCCGTCCCTGCACGTCCCCCCGGCGCCCGAGCTCGGCAAGGCCGACCCCACCGGGGTGGGCGACGCCTTCCGCTCCGGCTTCCTGGCCGCCCTGGCCTGGGGCCTGTCCCCGGAGCGCTGCGGCCAGGTCGGCAACCTCACCGCCACCCACGTCCTGGAGCGTGTCGGCGGACAGGAGTACGAGCTCGGCCAGAAGGTCTTCCTGGAGCGCCTCGCCAGCGCCTACGGCGCCGACGCCGCCGCCGAGGTGGCCGCCTTCGTGAAGTGCCACCACGCCTGA
- a CDS encoding SIMPL domain-containing protein — protein sequence MIKMSQAAALAVLVSTGLFLAGLSGGTALADSEPSAVTVERSRPQITVVGEGSISATPDIMRLDTGVEVRRPTAGAAFTDARTAAAALTRALLATGIAAEDLRTDELTLSPEYKEYPTISGYRATQGVEAVVRDIDDADDVVDAAAAVGEAVRFDGVTFEVSDNHAPLRLAREAAFEDARSRATQYAELASRGLGRVMEISEQSVTPPTPVRGFAGIADKASISPGRRNVSVSVRVVYELE from the coding sequence ATGATCAAGATGTCTCAGGCGGCCGCCTTGGCCGTGCTCGTCTCCACGGGGCTGTTCCTTGCCGGCCTGTCCGGCGGCACCGCGCTCGCGGACTCCGAGCCCTCCGCGGTGACCGTGGAGAGGAGTCGTCCCCAGATCACGGTCGTGGGCGAGGGGAGCATCTCCGCCACTCCCGACATCATGCGGCTGGACACCGGCGTCGAGGTGCGCCGCCCCACCGCCGGGGCGGCGTTCACCGACGCCCGTACCGCCGCCGCCGCCCTGACGCGGGCGCTGCTCGCGACCGGGATCGCGGCGGAGGACCTGCGGACCGACGAGTTGACCCTCAGCCCCGAGTACAAGGAATATCCCACGATCTCCGGCTACCGGGCCACGCAGGGCGTCGAGGCCGTGGTGCGCGACATCGACGACGCGGACGACGTGGTGGACGCGGCGGCCGCCGTCGGAGAGGCGGTCCGGTTCGACGGTGTCACCTTCGAGGTGTCCGACAACCACGCGCCGCTCAGGCTGGCGCGCGAGGCGGCCTTCGAGGACGCCAGAAGCCGCGCCACGCAGTACGCCGAGCTCGCGAGCCGCGGGCTCGGCCGCGTCATGGAGATCAGCGAGCAGAGCGTCACCCCGCCGACGCCGGTCCGCGGCTTCGCCGGGATCGCCGACAAGGCGTCGATCAGCCCCGGCCGCCGGAACGTGTCCGTCAGCGTCAGGGTGGTCTACGAGCTCGAATAG
- a CDS encoding HesB/IscA family protein: MSVESSETTAQGLILSSAAAAKVKSLLEQQGEEGLQLRVAVQPGGCSGLRYQLFFDDRSMDGDVVSDFDGVSVVTDRMSAPYLVGATVDFVDTIEKQGFTIDNPNAGGSCACGDSFN; the protein is encoded by the coding sequence ATGTCGGTTGAGAGCAGCGAGACCACGGCGCAGGGCCTGATCCTCAGTTCCGCGGCCGCGGCGAAGGTCAAGAGCCTGCTGGAGCAGCAGGGCGAGGAGGGTCTCCAGCTGCGCGTGGCCGTGCAGCCCGGTGGCTGTTCCGGCCTGCGCTACCAGCTCTTCTTCGACGACCGTTCGATGGACGGCGACGTCGTCTCCGACTTCGACGGCGTGAGCGTGGTCACCGACCGGATGAGCGCCCCCTACCTCGTGGGCGCCACCGTCGACTTCGTCGACACGATCGAGAAGCAGGGCTTCACGATCGACAACCCGAACGCCGGCGGCTCGTGCGCCTGTGGTGACTCGTTCAACTAG
- a CDS encoding maleylpyruvate isomerase family mycothiol-dependent enzyme has product MREWTHDEHAAAVAAEIARMADVLRGRDMSVSVLTCPGWDLARLAAHTGGVHRWAAAMVRDLTERRYDRDGMDMGLPADPGDYPAWLGEGAAFLPEALLSQDPQAPMWTWGGEKRVRFWSRRTLHETVVHRVDAELALGVPVTIDEHVAADGVEEFLDILPYVKWNPDVAELRGGGETISLQADTGAGWVITLDPDRFHHRRSLQPGTVTVLAATSADLLQVVWGRRSPDDYAIEGDGGLLGWWRGLARI; this is encoded by the coding sequence ATGAGGGAGTGGACCCACGACGAGCACGCCGCGGCCGTCGCCGCGGAGATCGCCCGGATGGCCGACGTCCTGCGGGGGCGTGACATGTCCGTCTCCGTGCTGACCTGTCCCGGCTGGGATCTGGCGAGGCTCGCCGCCCACACCGGAGGCGTGCACCGGTGGGCGGCCGCGATGGTGCGCGACCTGACCGAGCGGCGCTACGACCGCGACGGCATGGACATGGGCCTGCCCGCCGACCCGGGCGATTATCCCGCCTGGCTCGGCGAGGGCGCCGCCTTCCTGCCCGAGGCGCTGCTGTCGCAGGACCCGCAGGCGCCGATGTGGACCTGGGGCGGGGAGAAGCGGGTGCGGTTCTGGTCGAGGCGGACGCTCCACGAGACCGTGGTGCACCGGGTGGACGCCGAGCTCGCGCTGGGCGTCCCGGTCACGATCGACGAGCACGTGGCGGCCGACGGGGTCGAGGAGTTCCTCGACATCCTGCCGTACGTCAAGTGGAACCCGGACGTGGCCGAGCTCAGGGGCGGGGGCGAGACGATCTCGCTGCAGGCCGACACCGGAGCCGGATGGGTGATCACCCTTGACCCCGACCGCTTCCACCACCGGCGGTCCCTGCAACCGGGCACCGTGACCGTGCTCGCCGCTACGTCGGCCGACCTGCTCCAGGTCGTGTGGGGGCGGCGCAGCCCCGACGACTACGCCATCGAGGGCGACGGCGGGCTGCTGGGCTGGTGGCGGGGGCTCGCCCGGATCTAG
- a CDS encoding CBS domain-containing protein, with the protein MSGETARDLMHAGVRCVEAHETLDRAAQMMRDMNVGALPICGSDDRLKGIITDRDIVVRCVAHGLDPSTMTAGDLATGLVWVSADASVEEALAKMEQNRIRRLPVIEDGRIVGMITEADLARKLPDDKLAEFVHRVYASG; encoded by the coding sequence ATGAGCGGTGAGACGGCCAGAGATCTGATGCACGCCGGGGTCCGGTGCGTCGAGGCACACGAGACACTCGACCGGGCGGCGCAGATGATGCGGGACATGAACGTGGGCGCGCTGCCCATCTGCGGCAGCGACGACCGGCTGAAGGGGATCATCACCGACCGCGACATCGTGGTCAGGTGCGTGGCACACGGCCTGGACCCCTCCACGATGACCGCGGGAGACCTGGCCACCGGCCTGGTCTGGGTGTCCGCGGACGCGAGCGTCGAGGAGGCTCTGGCCAAGATGGAGCAGAACCGGATCCGGCGACTACCGGTGATCGAGGACGGCCGCATCGTCGGCATGATCACCGAGGCGGACCTGGCCAGGAAACTGCCCGACGACAAGCTGGCCGAGTTCGTGCACCGCGTCTACGCGAGCGGCTGA